The following are encoded together in the Erwinia sp. E602 genome:
- the zapE gene encoding cell division protein ZapE, protein MQTMSPLARYEQALANGEYQPDEVQRAAMTRLNGIWQALSQQTPSAVSQGGGLLGRLNKLLGKGKPEVQQPVRGLYMWGGVGRGKTWLMDSFFQSIPGERKQRLHFHRFMLRVHEELTQLQGHSDPLQIVADRFKAETDLLCFDEFFVSDITDAMLLGTLMEALFSRGITLVATSNIPPDDLYRNGLQRARFMPAIAMIKQHCEVMNVDAGIDYRLRTLTSAHLWMTPLGAETSKEMERMFVALAGKPRVEHEPLTINHRQLPTLGVAEGVLAMNFLALCGEGRSQHDYIELSRRFHSVLLYDVPVMIYKTEDQARRFLALVDEFYERHVKLVVSAEASLYEIYQGTRLKFEYQRCVSRLQEMQSEEYLRLPHLP, encoded by the coding sequence ATGCAAACGATGTCCCCGCTGGCGCGCTATGAGCAGGCGCTGGCAAACGGTGAGTACCAGCCTGATGAGGTACAGCGTGCCGCCATGACCCGTCTGAACGGGATCTGGCAGGCGTTGAGCCAGCAAACCCCGTCGGCGGTGAGCCAGGGCGGTGGCCTTTTGGGCAGGCTGAATAAGTTGCTGGGTAAAGGCAAGCCCGAGGTGCAACAGCCGGTGCGGGGCCTGTATATGTGGGGCGGCGTCGGGCGTGGCAAGACCTGGCTGATGGACAGCTTTTTTCAGTCAATTCCTGGTGAGCGCAAGCAGCGGCTGCACTTTCACCGCTTTATGCTGCGGGTGCATGAAGAGCTGACCCAGCTGCAGGGGCACAGCGATCCGCTGCAAATTGTTGCCGATCGTTTCAAAGCCGAAACCGACCTGCTGTGCTTCGATGAATTTTTTGTGTCAGACATCACCGACGCAATGCTGCTGGGCACGCTGATGGAGGCGCTGTTCAGCCGCGGCATCACCCTGGTGGCCACTTCCAACATCCCGCCGGACGATCTCTACCGCAACGGCCTGCAGCGCGCACGCTTTATGCCGGCGATTGCGATGATTAAACAGCACTGTGAAGTGATGAACGTCGATGCGGGCATCGATTACCGCCTGCGTACCCTGACCTCGGCCCATCTGTGGATGACGCCACTGGGCGCAGAGACCAGCAAAGAGATGGAGAGGATGTTCGTCGCGCTGGCCGGTAAGCCGCGGGTTGAGCACGAGCCGCTGACCATCAACCACCGTCAGCTGCCGACGCTGGGCGTGGCGGAAGGGGTGCTGGCGATGAATTTCCTCGCCCTGTGTGGGGAAGGGCGCAGCCAGCACGACTATATTGAGCTTTCCCGCCGTTTTCACAGCGTATTGCTGTATGATGTGCCGGTGATGATTTACAAGACCGAAGACCAGGCACGGCGCTTTCTGGCGCTGGTGGATGAATTTTACGAGCGTCACGTAAAATTGGTGGTTTCGGCGGAAGCATCGCTGTACGAAATTTATCAGGGCACGCGGCTGAAGTTTGAATACCAGCGCTGCGTCTCCCGTCTGCAGGAGATGCAGAGCGAAGAGTATTTGCGCCTGCCGCATCTGCCCTGA
- the rplM gene encoding 50S ribosomal protein L13, giving the protein MKTFTAKPETVQRDWYVVDATGKTLGRLATELARRLRGKHKAEYTPHVDTGDYIIVLNAEKVAVTGNKRTDKIYYHHTGFVGGIKQATFEEMIARRPERVIEIAVKGMLPKGPLGRAMYRKLKVYAGNEHNHAAQQPQVLDI; this is encoded by the coding sequence ATGAAAACTTTTACAGCTAAGCCAGAAACCGTCCAACGTGACTGGTATGTTGTTGACGCAACAGGCAAAACCTTAGGTCGTTTAGCGACTGAACTGGCTCGTCGTCTGCGCGGTAAGCACAAAGCGGAATACACTCCGCACGTCGATACTGGTGATTATATCATCGTCCTGAACGCAGAAAAAGTTGCCGTAACCGGTAACAAGCGTACTGACAAGATTTATTACCATCACACCGGCTTCGTCGGTGGTATCAAGCAAGCGACCTTCGAAGAGATGATTGCTCGCCGTCCTGAGCGTGTGATTGAAATCGCGGTTAAAGGCATGCTGCCAAAGGGCCCGCTGGGTCGTGCTATGTACCGTAAACTGAAAGTTTACGCGGGCAACGAGCACAACCATGCGGCACAGCAACCGCAAGTTCTTGACATTTAA
- the rpsI gene encoding 30S ribosomal protein S9 produces the protein MAENQNYGTGRRKSSTARVFIKPGSGNIVINQRSLEQYFGRETARMVVRQPLELLDMVGKFDLYITVKGGGISGQAGAIRHGITRALMEFDESLRGELRKAGFVTRDARQVERKKVGLRKARRRPQFSKR, from the coding sequence ATGGCTGAGAATCAAAACTACGGCACTGGTCGCCGCAAAAGCTCTACCGCTCGCGTATTTATCAAGCCGGGCAGTGGTAACATCGTTATCAACCAGCGTTCATTAGAACAGTACTTCGGTCGCGAAACTGCCCGCATGGTAGTTCGTCAGCCGCTGGAACTGCTGGACATGGTCGGTAAATTCGATCTGTACATCACCGTTAAAGGTGGTGGTATCTCTGGTCAGGCTGGTGCGATCCGTCACGGTATCACCCGCGCTCTGATGGAGTTTGACGAGTCACTGCGTGGCGAACTGCGTAAAGCAGGCTTCGTTACTCGTGATGCACGTCAGGTTGAACGTAAGAAAGTCGGTCTGCGTAAAGCACGTCGTCGTCCTCAGTTCTCCAAACGTTAA
- the sspA gene encoding stringent starvation protein SspA, with protein MAVAANKRSVMTLFSGPTDIFSHQVRIVLAEKGVSVEIEQVETDNLPQDLIDLNPYRTVPTLVDRELTLYESRIIMEYLDERFPHPPLMPVYPVARGESRLMMHRVEQDWYSLMYKIEQGTAQEAETARKQLREELLAIAPLFARTPFFMSDEFSLVDCYLAPLLWRLPLLGIELIGAGSKELKGYMTRVFERDSFLASLTETEREMRLQTRG; from the coding sequence ATGGCTGTCGCTGCCAACAAACGTTCGGTAATGACGCTGTTTTCTGGTCCGACTGACATTTTTAGCCATCAGGTGCGTATCGTACTGGCTGAGAAAGGCGTGAGTGTCGAGATCGAGCAGGTTGAAACGGATAACCTGCCGCAGGATCTGATCGACCTCAACCCGTATCGTACCGTGCCAACGCTTGTCGATCGTGAACTGACGTTGTACGAGTCCCGCATCATCATGGAATACCTCGATGAGCGTTTCCCGCACCCTCCGCTGATGCCGGTTTACCCGGTTGCACGCGGTGAAAGCCGTCTGATGATGCACCGCGTCGAGCAGGACTGGTACAGCCTGATGTACAAAATTGAGCAGGGCACGGCGCAGGAAGCCGAGACCGCGCGCAAACAGCTGCGTGAAGAGCTGCTGGCGATTGCGCCACTGTTCGCCCGCACGCCGTTCTTTATGAGCGACGAGTTCAGCCTGGTTGACTGCTATCTGGCTCCGCTGCTGTGGCGTCTGCCGCTGCTGGGCATTGAGTTAATCGGTGCCGGTTCGAAAGAGCTGAAGGGCTATATGACCCGCGTCTTTGAGCGTGACTCCTTCCTGGCCTCGCTGACCGAAACAGAGCGTGAAATGCGCCTGCAAACGCGGGGCTAA
- the sspB gene encoding ClpXP protease specificity-enhancing factor has product MEMSQLTARRPYLLRAFYEWLLENQLTPHLVVDINLPGVRVPLEYARDGQIVLNIAPGAVGNLELGNDDVTFNARFGGVPRHVSVPLAAVLAIYARENGAGTMFEPEPAYDDVSEHDAANLADDSSETVMSVIDGDRPDDSVPGDDAGPDDEPPPRGGRPALRVVK; this is encoded by the coding sequence ATGGAAATGTCGCAACTTACCGCCCGTCGACCTTACCTGTTGCGCGCTTTCTATGAGTGGTTACTTGAAAACCAGCTGACGCCGCACCTGGTGGTTGATATTAATCTGCCTGGCGTCAGAGTACCGCTGGAGTACGCGCGCGATGGGCAGATCGTACTGAACATTGCGCCCGGTGCCGTGGGCAACCTTGAACTGGGCAACGATGACGTGACCTTCAATGCCCGCTTCGGCGGCGTGCCGCGACACGTTTCTGTTCCACTGGCCGCCGTTCTGGCCATCTACGCCCGTGAAAACGGTGCCGGTACCATGTTTGAACCGGAACCGGCCTACGATGACGTCAGCGAGCATGATGCCGCTAACTTGGCGGACGACAGCAGTGAAACGGTGATGTCGGTGATCGATGGCGATCGCCCTGACGACAGCGTACCCGGCGATGATGCCGGCCCGGATGACGAGCCGCCGCCGCGCGGTGGGCGCCCGGCGCTGCGCGTGGTCAAATAA